A region of the Geomonas subterranea genome:
CTGCCTCACTATATCGACCGAGATCTCCACGGCCGGAATGGTTCCTCTGTTCTCGAGCCAGTGCGTGGTGTTGCGATCCTCTGGCCAGCCCACCCCTGGTCCGTAGTCCGTGGCGATTCCATCCCGATGGTCAGTGATCGTTCCTTGCAGGATGTAGACGGTGCCGGGTCTGTCCTTATGGTCGTGAACCGGGCCGAACACGCCTCCGGGTTCGATGGTCACCAAACGCATACGAAGTTGGCGCCCCGCCATCCCCTCTATCTCGGGACCAAGGTCAACCGTCGCAAGTAACTTCACCGTTACACCTTTTGTCTCAGGCGCCACCTGTTCGTTGCTCATCGCGCTCTCCTCTTGGTACTTTCAGGACCAGCCGCAATGTAGAATCTTGCCGTTTTCGGTCGGAGCCTCTACTTCTTGAAGTGTAGCTCTTTACCGTTGCCTCGTGTCAAGGGGTGACCCACCCGATACTCGTCACATGCATTGATCACAGAATGTTAACAGCACGCGCCGCAAGTAGAGCAATGACCAGCAAGGATATGATCGATTGCAGCATCATCAGGACTTTCGCCCAGCGCGACAGGACCGGTACATCCGTCGGGGAGAAGGCTGTGGAGGTATTAAAGGCGAGGAAGAGGTAGTCAATGAAATTCGGTGACCACTCGTGCAATCCCGCGGCATGCCTTCTTTCCGGCGCCATCGTCATCTGTGGAAAAAGGAAAGCGCCCTGTGAGTGATCCCCTCGTAGAGCCCGTTTGTGCGGCCCACCGGCATCCAGCCGCCAGTACCACGATGCGAATACCAAGATATTGGATAACCAGAGAGCTGCAGCGGACATCAGAAGCTCTTGCGGCATTTCCTTATGCGAAGGCAATGCCCTGATCAGCAACGCCAAAGAGATGATCAGGAAAATCGTCACCACGCCATTCAAGATGTAACCCAGCACCTGGTTTACAGTGTGGGCGCCTTGGTAATACGTGATGAGGACAGGAACGATAAGCGCGGAAATGACGACCAAAGGGAACCAACGCGTCCCACCAATCAGCAAAGAGGAGGGGAGTGCGGCGTACAGGCCGCCAAGTGCCAGCAACGCACTTAATGCCGGCCAGCGGGACTGCCAGGTGGCCTTCTTGGGTGAATTCTCGTCCATCTGTGTCATGGTTATCTCACATTCCAGTGTCTAAACTTCCCAAACCGGCTCCCCCTCCTCCCGTAGGCGGGGCAAGCAGAAGCTGAATCCCCCGCAGCAGAGCAAGGCTTGAGGCATACAATCGACCACGCGGTCCAGGCGAAGTTATACCAGCTGTTTGTGCGGAGTATAAAATGCCTAACGCTCCCGTTCTCTCACGCGGGGGGCACCTCTTCCTGGATGAGCAGGTGATTGGACCGGCGTAGGCTTTATCAACCTAATTCCTGTAAATCCCACAATTATCACCAACAACCACGCAATTCCCAACAGGAGAAGGATGTCGGCTCCTTCAGAACGGGAAACCGAACCGACGCCCTTGTGGCTAACATATGACGCAGGAGAGAGTGTTAAGCCCAGTAAAACAACCGACAACGCGATGCAGACACATCCGAAGAAAAACCTTGATGCCTTCAACTCAACATCAGGGCGCTCACGAGGTGGGACCGAAGCCAGTATCTTACCGCACGAATAGCATTTCGCATCGTCGGCGAAAATCAGAGTGTCGCAACTCGGGCAAGTCAGCACTTTTCCTCCACTCTGAGATCCTTCCGATGATGCTTGTCCCCCTTGATCAGGCAGGGCTATGGGAAAGGTTTTATTGCATCTTGGGCATTGGGCATGGCCAACATGACGAGGGAGGGTTTCGTACTCCTTATTGTACCCGCAGTGAGGACAACAGATTTTGATCATAGCCTTACCATTCATGAAATCGACCGGTGATCGGGCCAACCGTTTGGGTGGAGAAGAGGCTTCACCGCTCCGCCACCTGGTTTAGCCTTTCTCGCAACGGCACAAACAAACGCGCCTCAATTACTATCTTTCATGTATTACAACAAATACACGGCACTATATTGAGATCCTCCATACATGTCAAAGCCGAAGTGACGCGCCCTTGAACTGGTGTATTCCAGCGCTGCTGGATTTCATGAGGCAGTCAAGGGTTCACATCATCCGGAACGCGGAATATCACGGCCTGCTCGATGCCAGGATGATCATCAGCGCCTCCTGGAGTCGAGGCTCCCGTGGCTGAGCACCTCGTCGAAGGCGAAGTTGTCAAACACCTCGATCATTTCCGGGTCGGTGACCTTCAGGGTCGACTGGTGATTTGGAAAGAGTTCGTCATGGTTTTTTTCTGCAGTCTCGCTGATAGCCATATGATCCTCTTTACCTCAATTTGTCGTATTCGACTTCCGCTACCGGCTCCAGCCAGGTTGCTGGTCCCTTTTCGGGGTGGACCTCGATGGCAAGGTGCACAAACCAGCTATCTTTGGCCGCGCCATGCCAGTGTTTGACGTCGGCCGGGATTTCGACCACGTCTCCGGCACCTAGCTCCCTCGCCTGCCGTAAATCTGTGCGGTATCGAAGAAGGTCACGCCGCGTTCCGCGGCCGCCCGGACAAGCGCAACGGCCGCCTCCCTATCGGTTGCCGGTCCATAACCATGGCTGAGCCCCATGGCGCCGTAGCCAATGGCCGAGACTTCGAGGCTCCTACCAAGAATTCGTTTTTGCATGATCATTCTCCTTAAATGTGCTCGAGATGTTCAGGAATCCCCGTCGAGAGTTTCAGCCCCGGGTTATGTTTTCCGCTGTCACTCACAGATCGAGCTTTCTTTCGCCCAGCCACTTGACCATCATCGGGTCACGATGATCGAAGAAGCTGCTCTGTTTCCGATCCAGGGTCGCTATGGCCGCCATATCTTCAGCGCTAAGGGTAAAATCAAGCACGTCGAAATTTTCCCTCATCCGTGCGGGGTGCACAGACTTCGGGATTGCAACAACTCCTCTCTGGGTCAGCCAGCGCAGGACAACCTGCGCGACAGTTTTGTTGTATTTCTTGCCGATAGACAGCAACAACTCGTTGGTAAAAATATCGTTCTTCCCTTCGGCAAAGGGTCCCCAGGATTCGATCTGCACTTGGTTCTCCTGAAGGAATTCCTGGGTTTCGACCTGCTGGCAGAAGGGATGGGTTTCGATCTGATTGACAGCGGGAACCACGTCGTTGTGGACGATGAGGTCCATCACCCGGTCAGGCTGGAAGTTACTGACCCCGATCGCCCTGATCCTTCCGGCCCGATAGAGCTCTTCCATTGCCCGCCACGAACCGTAGATATCGCCGAAAGGCTGATGAATCAGGTAGAGGTCCAGGTAATCGAGCTGCAGCTTGTTAAGCGACTTTTCAAAGGCCTTTTTGGTGTTCTCGTAGCCGGCATCCTGGATCCACAGCTTCGTCGTGACGAAAAGCTCGTCCCGCGCAACGCCGCTTTTGCTGAGCGCACTACCGACGGCTTCTTCGTTCATGTAGGACGCCGCGGTGTCGATCAGGCGATAGCCGATCTGAAGGGCATCAGAGACGCTCCGTTCGCACTCTTGGGGATCAGGCACCTGAAAAACACCGAATCCGAGAATGGGCATCTCCACGCCGTTATTCAAAGTAATATTTTCCATGCTATTTCTCCTTTCGAACAGAAAAACGGTCCCGGCCGCAACGCCTGCGAAAACACCGGCACCCAAAGCTGCAATGGCTCCTGACAGCAGGACGCGGTCATAGGCACTGCGGCTTTTGGCGCGTATTTAATGCAGTTCAACGGCAACTTTGGGAAAGGGGTCGGCCGACGCCAGGCCCTTGCCGAGCCAGGCGATGGTCCGGCCCAGATGCTCCATGTTGTGCAGTGCCTCCTCATCACCTCGCACCTCCTCTTTGAGACACCCCACGCCCAGGTTCCAGTACAGGGAGCCGGGGACGATCATCGAGGAGGTGAGGAACATATGGTTGATGGTGTCGAAGACGTGGGTCGCACCGCCGCGGCGGACCGCCACGACCGCAGCCCCGATCTTGCCGCTGAAAGCGCCGCCGTTCGCCAGCGCAACAAAGCCGGCCCGATCGATGAGAGCCTTCAGCTCCGAAGTGACATCGGCAAAGTAGGTCGGCGAGCCGAGGATAATCGCGTCGGCGGCAAACATCTTTTCTATATACTCGTTCATGGTGTCGCTCTCGATGGCGCACTTGCTGTTTTGCCGTTCGACGCACTGCATGCAGGCTACGCAGCCCCGCAGTGGTTTCCCGCCTATCCGCAGGTACTCGGTGTCCCAACCCGCCGCCTCCAAGGGTTCCAGAGCTTTCTTAAGGAGAATCTCGGTGTTGCCGCCCGGTCTAGGGCTGCCGTTTATAGCAATTGCTTTCATTCACTTTCCTTTCACTTGTCGTTTAGAATGCCATCCGCATGATCTGAAGAGCCTCGTCCTTCGATTTGCCCTTTGCCGAAGTAAGCGGTGGTGGGAATGCTGAAAATGAAATTGTTCACTTTGGTTCTCCTGAAAGTTTTTTTAGATGTAGAAATGAAGAAGTCGTTCGGTTACGGGGGCAGCGAGCCCTGCGCTCACTTCGGCGCCAGATCGCCGAACCAGTAAGAGGCTGTGACCCCGCCGTCCATCAGGAAATCGCTGCCGGTGATGAAGGTCCCGTCCGGCCCCATCAGCAGAGCAGCAACCGCCCCCACCTCATCCGGGGTTCCGGCACGCCCGGCCGGAGAGAGCTCGATCATGCGGCGGTAGCCCTCGCCACGCGGACCGGTGAGTTCGTCATTAGCAAGAGGAGTGATAATGATGCCCGGGCTTATCGTGTTGACCCGTGCGCCACGCTTGCCCCACCGCACGGCCTCAGCCATGACCCGCAGCGAGTTGCCGCGCTTGGAAATCTGGTAAGCGTGGAGGGGGTCAGTCACCTGGTCCGGCTGGAGCATCGGCAAAGCGAGCAGTTCCTCGGCAGGGGTTGTCGCCAACGCCTTGTCCTGCTCAGGAGTCAGAGCCGGGAGGCGGTGCCCGGACTGGGAAGCGATTACCACCCCTGCCCCGCCAGGCACGATCACGTTGCCGAATTCCTCGAGCACCAGCGCCGTGCCGTACAGATCGACCTTGAGGATGGTAGCCGGTGCTGCTTGAGAGGGGGAAACACCAGCGGCATGAATGACACCAGAGACGGGGCCGATCGCGGTGGCCGTCTCGACCAGGGTGTGAACCGAGTCACGCGAGGATACATCGACGATTGCCGTGCTCACCTTGTATCCGGCATCGCCGAGGACCTTCGCAGCCACCTCGACATTATCCTGACGTAGATCGGCCAGCAGGACGTGCTTGCCGACGCTGACCCGCCGCGCTATAGCCTGGCCGATCGATCCGGCACCGATAACTACGATTACGTTGCTCATAACTAGCTCCTATCAAATGCTTTGCGAGACTCCTCTGCTATTCCTCCGAAAGGGACAGCAGTTCTTTGGAGAGTCGGTCTCCCTGGATGGCGATCACCGCAAGCCGCCTCTCGATCTCTTGCAGGTCGGTCGGCGTCAGCTCCAGTGAGGCGGATTTTATGTTGTCCTCTATGTATTCGAGCTTATCCATGCCAGGAATGGGGACGATGAACGGCTTTTGTGCCAGCAGCCACGCCAGGGCGATCTGCACCGTA
Encoded here:
- a CDS encoding SDR family oxidoreductase, encoding MSNVIVVIGAGSIGQAIARRVSVGKHVLLADLRQDNVEVAAKVLGDAGYKVSTAIVDVSSRDSVHTLVETATAIGPVSGVIHAAGVSPSQAAPATILKVDLYGTALVLEEFGNVIVPGGAGVVIASQSGHRLPALTPEQDKALATTPAEELLALPMLQPDQVTDPLHAYQISKRGNSLRVMAEAVRWGKRGARVNTISPGIIITPLANDELTGPRGEGYRRMIELSPAGRAGTPDEVGAVAALLMGPDGTFITGSDFLMDGGVTASYWFGDLAPK
- a CDS encoding flavodoxin family protein; the protein is MKAIAINGSPRPGGNTEILLKKALEPLEAAGWDTEYLRIGGKPLRGCVACMQCVERQNSKCAIESDTMNEYIEKMFAADAIILGSPTYFADVTSELKALIDRAGFVALANGGAFSGKIGAAVVAVRRGGATHVFDTINHMFLTSSMIVPGSLYWNLGVGCLKEEVRGDEEALHNMEHLGRTIAWLGKGLASADPFPKVAVELH
- a CDS encoding cupin domain-containing protein: MSNEQVAPETKGVTVKLLATVDLGPEIEGMAGRQLRMRLVTIEPGGVFGPVHDHKDRPGTVYILQGTITDHRDGIATDYGPGVGWPEDRNTTHWLENRGTIPAVEISVDIVRQE
- a CDS encoding aldo/keto reductase, with product MENITLNNGVEMPILGFGVFQVPDPQECERSVSDALQIGYRLIDTAASYMNEEAVGSALSKSGVARDELFVTTKLWIQDAGYENTKKAFEKSLNKLQLDYLDLYLIHQPFGDIYGSWRAMEELYRAGRIRAIGVSNFQPDRVMDLIVHNDVVPAVNQIETHPFCQQVETQEFLQENQVQIESWGPFAEGKNDIFTNELLLSIGKKYNKTVAQVVLRWLTQRGVVAIPKSVHPARMRENFDVLDFTLSAEDMAAIATLDRKQSSFFDHRDPMMVKWLGERKLDL